A stretch of the uncultured Cohaesibacter sp. genome encodes the following:
- the yajC gene encoding preprotein translocase subunit YajC, giving the protein MDAQILQLLPFVLIFVIMYFLIIRPQRQQMKKHAEMVANVRRGDTIVTSGGLVGKITNATEGDEVVAEFSEGVKIKVVRKSIAEVRSKTEPAGKA; this is encoded by the coding sequence ATGGATGCGCAAATTCTGCAACTCCTGCCGTTTGTCCTGATCTTCGTGATCATGTATTTCCTGATCATCCGTCCGCAGCGCCAGCAGATGAAAAAGCATGCTGAAATGGTGGCCAATGTGCGCCGTGGAGATACCATCGTGACCAGTGGTGGTCTGGTGGGCAAGATCACAAACGCGACCGAAGGCGACGAAGTCGTCGCTGAATTTTCCGAAGGCGTGAAAATCAAGGTGGTCCGCAAGTCTATTGCAGAAGTCCGCTCCAAGACTGAGCCTGCTGGCAAAGCCTGA
- the secD gene encoding protein translocase subunit SecD encodes MLHFAKWKVGLVLITVIVGILFSLPNLFSDKFLKDSMPGWLPSGKLVLGLDLQGGAHILLQVEEQGVIKERLEVLRGDVRSQLREDKIGYRGLAIKDGAVQVRIRDLGDLEAARKKLQELVQPITSSILSGGGAMETTLESNEDGLFRLSMTEEGISSRVSNAVAQSIEVIRRRVDELGTTEPSIQREGSNRILVQVPGLQDSDRLKKILESTAKLTFRMVDTSMSPETALQTRPPLDSEVLYEAQDPLNPLPPEQRTPYLVKKRVLISGDELDDAQPTFDPQTNEPVVSFRFNTSGATKFARVTEQNVGMPFAIVLDNEVISAPSIREPIRGGSGVISGSFTVDSANDLAVLMRAGALPADLTIIEERTVGPGLGKDSIAAGETAGLVGAMAVVVFMLISYGLFGVFANIALVVNVGMIIGVLSGLGATLTLPGIAGIVLTVGMAVDANVLIYERIREENNFGRSTIAAIDAGYSRALGTILDANITTFIAAIILFSLGSGPVRGFAVTLAVGIVTTVFSAFTFNRLLVATWVKARRPAKLPI; translated from the coding sequence ATGCTACATTTCGCCAAATGGAAGGTGGGACTGGTCCTGATCACTGTGATCGTGGGCATCCTGTTTTCCCTTCCCAATCTCTTTTCCGATAAATTCCTCAAAGACTCGATGCCAGGCTGGCTGCCATCTGGCAAGCTGGTGCTTGGGCTTGACCTTCAGGGCGGGGCTCATATCCTGCTGCAGGTTGAGGAACAAGGTGTCATCAAGGAGCGTCTCGAGGTTCTGCGAGGCGATGTCCGCTCTCAGCTCCGTGAAGACAAAATCGGCTATAGAGGCCTTGCTATTAAAGACGGCGCGGTTCAGGTGCGCATTCGCGATCTTGGCGATTTGGAAGCTGCTCGCAAGAAGCTTCAGGAACTCGTTCAACCCATCACTTCGTCCATCCTGTCTGGTGGCGGTGCGATGGAGACTACGCTTGAGTCCAATGAAGATGGCCTGTTCCGTCTCAGCATGACCGAAGAAGGCATTTCCTCGCGCGTTTCCAATGCGGTCGCGCAGTCGATCGAGGTGATCCGGCGTCGTGTCGATGAGCTTGGCACCACCGAGCCATCGATCCAGCGTGAGGGGTCCAATCGTATTCTGGTTCAGGTTCCCGGATTGCAAGATTCCGATCGCCTGAAGAAAATTCTCGAATCCACAGCAAAGCTCACTTTCCGGATGGTGGATACATCGATGTCTCCTGAGACAGCGCTTCAGACCCGTCCGCCACTCGATTCCGAGGTGTTGTATGAAGCGCAGGATCCGCTAAATCCCCTGCCACCAGAGCAGCGCACGCCCTATTTGGTCAAAAAACGGGTTTTGATCTCCGGTGACGAACTGGATGATGCACAGCCGACCTTTGACCCACAGACCAACGAGCCGGTCGTGTCTTTCCGCTTCAACACATCCGGCGCCACGAAGTTTGCCCGCGTGACCGAGCAGAATGTCGGGATGCCCTTCGCGATTGTTCTGGATAACGAGGTTATTTCCGCCCCGTCCATTCGCGAGCCGATCCGTGGTGGGTCTGGTGTTATTTCCGGCTCTTTCACGGTCGATAGCGCCAATGATCTGGCGGTTCTGATGCGCGCCGGTGCACTGCCTGCGGATCTGACCATCATTGAAGAACGCACGGTTGGGCCGGGCCTTGGCAAGGACTCGATTGCAGCGGGTGAAACCGCTGGCCTTGTCGGTGCGATGGCCGTCGTGGTCTTCATGTTGATCAGCTATGGCCTGTTTGGTGTGTTTGCCAACATCGCTCTTGTGGTCAATGTGGGCATGATCATTGGTGTTCTGTCTGGCCTTGGGGCCACGCTGACCTTGCCGGGCATTGCCGGTATCGTTCTGACCGTTGGTATGGCGGTGGATGCGAACGTGCTGATTTACGAGCGCATCCGTGAGGAGAATAACTTCGGGCGTTCGACCATTGCGGCAATCGATGCCGGTTACAGTCGGGCTCTTGGCACCATTCTCGACGCCAACATAACGACCTTTATTGCGGCGATTATTCTGTTCTCGCTTGGCTCCGGTCCTGTGCGAGGCTTCGCAGTGACGCTCGCTGTCGGTATCGTGACAACCGTCTTCTCCGCTTTCACCTTCAACCGCTTGCTGGTGGCGACATGGGTCAAGGCCCGCCGTCCTGCCAAGCTGCCTATTTGA
- the msrB gene encoding peptide-methionine (R)-S-oxide reductase MsrB: MKRRTFLLSGAAALVGATGYGLMLGGRSDATEAGSFPLELSEAEWRKRLTDAQFDVLREHGTEKPYSSPLNDEKRSGLFRCAGCEQAVYSSETKFDSGTGWPSFYDALSDAVGTREDNSLFMTRTEVHCSRCGGHLGHIFDDGPQPTGKRHCINGVAMTFEPKS, from the coding sequence ATGAAAAGACGCACTTTTCTTCTATCCGGAGCAGCAGCGCTGGTTGGTGCTACGGGCTATGGACTGATGCTTGGCGGGCGTTCGGATGCCACTGAGGCCGGCTCTTTCCCGCTTGAATTGAGCGAAGCGGAATGGCGCAAACGCCTGACCGATGCACAATTTGACGTATTGCGAGAGCATGGTACCGAGAAACCATATTCCAGCCCGCTTAACGATGAGAAGCGGAGCGGGTTGTTTCGGTGTGCCGGATGCGAGCAAGCGGTTTATTCTTCGGAAACGAAATTTGACAGCGGCACCGGCTGGCCAAGCTTTTATGATGCTCTGAGCGATGCGGTCGGCACCCGTGAAGACAATAGCCTTTTTATGACCCGCACAGAAGTGCATTGCAGCCGCTGTGGTGGGCATCTTGGTCACATTTTTGATGATGGTCCTCAGCCGACGGGCAAACGCCATTGCATCAACGGCGTTGCCATGACGTTTGAACCCAAAAGCTAA
- a CDS encoding ATP-binding protein — protein MSANDLEKIAKLLKKIHISIERAVPPETPQTDLGAADAFIWHAAPVAHLQPVHRVNRVDIGLLKAIDRNRDIILENTQRFAKGLPANNALLWGARGMGKSSLVKACHAAVNAQAAKDNCLKLIEIAREDIESLPILMNRLRERTERCILFCDDLSFDSGENAYKSLKAVLDGGIEGRPDNVLFYATSNRRHLMPRDMIENESSTAINPGESVQEKVSLSDRFGLWIGFHNCSQDDYLAMVYGYVADYDIEVEPAALRAAALEWATTRGSRSGRVAWQFIQDLAGEKGVKLR, from the coding sequence ATGTCCGCCAATGACCTTGAAAAAATCGCCAAACTGCTCAAGAAAATCCACATCTCGATTGAGCGTGCCGTGCCACCCGAAACGCCACAAACGGATCTTGGCGCCGCAGACGCCTTCATTTGGCATGCAGCCCCGGTTGCCCATCTTCAGCCAGTGCACAGGGTCAACCGGGTGGATATTGGCTTGCTGAAGGCAATTGACCGCAACCGGGACATCATTCTGGAAAATACCCAGCGCTTCGCCAAGGGCCTGCCCGCCAACAATGCGCTTTTGTGGGGCGCGCGCGGCATGGGCAAATCCTCACTGGTCAAGGCCTGTCACGCTGCGGTCAATGCGCAAGCGGCCAAAGATAACTGTTTGAAGCTGATTGAAATTGCCCGCGAAGACATCGAAAGCCTGCCAATTTTGATGAATCGCCTGCGCGAACGCACGGAGCGCTGCATTCTTTTCTGCGACGATCTGTCCTTCGACAGCGGAGAAAATGCCTACAAGTCGCTGAAGGCCGTGCTGGATGGAGGCATTGAAGGGCGTCCGGACAATGTGCTCTTTTATGCCACATCCAACCGCCGCCACCTGATGCCGCGTGACATGATCGAAAATGAAAGTTCAACGGCCATCAATCCCGGCGAAAGCGTGCAGGAGAAGGTTTCCCTGTCTGATCGCTTCGGCTTGTGGATCGGCTTTCACAATTGCTCGCAAGATGACTATCTGGCCATGGTCTATGGCTATGTTGCTGACTACGACATTGAGGTCGAGCCAGCAGCCTTGCGCGCAGCAGCTCTGGAATGGGCCACAACACGCGGCTCGCGCTCAGGGCGTGTCGCCTGGCAATTCATTCAGGATCTGGCGGGCGAAAAGGGCGTAAAGCTGCGCTAG